One Archangium violaceum genomic window, GAGCACGCCCGCCCCCGAGTTGGAGCTCCGCCCCTCGCACGTCATCACCGCTCGCCGCGGCATCTCGCCGGTCATCCGCCACACCCCGCTCGAGCCCAACGCCACCCTCCCGAAGCTCGCGGGCGCCCCCGTGCTGCTCGAGCTGGAGAACCTCCAGGTCACCGGCCGTAGCGGCTACGGCTGCGGTGGCTGGGGCTGCGGCTCCGCCTGGGGCGGCGGCTGCGGTTGCGGCTGCGCCCGGCGGTACTCCTCGTAGCCCTTGGAGTAGGTGCCGCCGAAGAGCTTGTCCAGGTAGGAGAAGAAACCGGCGTAGTTGCCGAAGAAACGCCGGTGGTGGAAGTCGTGGTAGACGGGCCCCTTGTAGAAGGGAACGAGCAGCGCCGGGTTCCACGGCACGTCGTAGCCCGAGTGCCCATCGGCCGCCTCGAGCTGCCGGAACACAATCCACGCCCACAGCGTCACCACGTGCGCCCCCACCAGCGCGGGCCCCATCATCACCAGCGTCGAGGTCAGCATGAACTCGACCGCGTGCATGTAATTGCCGGTGAGCGCGAAGGGCGTGGTGATGCGGTGGTGCACCGAGTGGATGTGTTTGTAGAGCCAGCGCGTGTGCAGCGCCCGGTGCATCCAGTAATAGAGGAAATCGTCCAGGACGATGAAGAAGGCAATCTGCCCGACGATGACGTACCAGGGCGGCAGCTCGCCCGAGTGGATGCCCGACAGGCGCAGCAGCGGCCAGGAAACCAGCACGCTCATGAAGGACACCAGGTTGTTGAAGGCGAACCGTTGCAGCGAGGGCACGAACCAGCGCCGCACCGGGAAGTCCCTGCCTTGTACCCGGTACTTCTTCAACGACTCGGGATTCTTGTAGGCAACCCACGTCCAAGGCAGGGCGAACGCCAGGAACGCGGTGATGCTCAACAGCGTGGAGCAGACGGCGATGAAGAAGAAGCGCTCCTCCTGGTACATCGCCAGGATTGTGTGGAGCGTGGTGTTCGAGCCGTCCATTCCGCCCTCCCGCGGTGACGCACACGGGAAGCGGGCAAACCAGACATGCCGTGAAGCCTCCCTGTCGAAGGCCCCAGCTTAGCGGGTGAACGGACGGTCGGCGAGACGGTGACTCCACCTCCCCTCGAAAAAAAGACTCAACCGGCCGCGGAGCGCAGGGAGAAGCTCACCGGGATGACGAACTCGGCGGACTCCCGGGCAAGTTCAGGAGGCAGTGGGGAGAAGGGAGCGGCGGCCTTCACCATGCGCAGGGCCTCGGCATCCAGCACCCGGAAGCGAGAGGAGCCCTCCAGTCGAGGGGGCGCCGCCAGCGAGCCATCCCGGTTGATACGGACGCGGACCCGCGCGGTGCCCTCCATCCCGAGTCGCACCGCCTGCGCCGGGTAGCGCCGTTGCCGGGTGACGTGGCGAGAGAGCCACTCACGGTATGCCAGCAACTCCGAGTCCACCCCCGCCCCCGGCACGCCGCCTCCCGAGGAGAGGCCCACCCCGGAGGTACTCCCGCCTGGAGCGCCCTCGGAGGTCTCCGGCGAACCTCTCTCGGGCGTGCCCGCCTCGGACCCTCCCGGAGCCGCCAGGGCCGTGGCCTCTGGAGGTTCTCCGGCGGACGCGGCTCCCGGCTCCTCCACCCGGGCCTCGGTCGACGGTGGGGGCCGAGCCCGCTCCGCGCGGGAGGGCGTCGCGACCGTGCTCCTCCCGGGCGCCTTCTCCACCCGGCGCGACACACGCTCGGGCGGACGCACTGGCTCGAGGTCCTCCGGGGAGCGCCGCCCGGTCCCCTCGGCTCCGGCACTCCGCGCCGCCTCGCGCCAGACGAGCTCCACCTCGAGCGGCCCGCCCGCCCGGGAGCGCTCCGGCTCCGACGCATCGCGCCACAGGGCCGCCATGCCCAACACGTGCAACACCACCGAGGCCCCGAGGGCCAGGGAGACGCGAGACAGGGTGCCTCCAGGTCCGGCCCCTCGCGAGGCGACCCGCTGCGTGGCTCTGTCCGTGGCTCCCGGCGTCATCTCCCCGCAGCCTGTATGTCATGGCGCTCCGGCCAGCAACCGCCCCTGGAAGGAAGGGGGGCGGGCGGGCGTCAGAGGTACTTGCCGAAGAGCACCGTCACCCGCTCCGACAGCCGCTTGAAGAGGCCGCGCCGGCGCCACGAGTCCCAGCGAATCTCCACCGAGTGGCGCATGTCCTCCTCGAAGTCCTTGGCGAGCTGCGACGCCAGCGTCGCATCGTCCACCACCAGCGAGCCCTCCTCGGCGCTGAACGCCAGCGGGTCCAGGTTCGTCGAGCCCACCATCGACAGCCGGTCATCCACCAGCAGCGTCTTGGAGTGCATCATCGACACCTCGTACTCCCAGATGCGCACCCCGTTCTCCAGCAGCCGCGCGTAGGTGGCCCGCTGCCCCTCGTGCACCGGAGGGATGTCGTGGTGGCGCCCGGGCGTGAGCACCCGCACGTCCACCCCGGCCTTCGCCTTGGCGATGAGCATGTCCTGGATGGCGCCGGTGGGGATGAAGTACGAGTTGGCGATCCACAGCCGCTCCTTCGCCGAGGCGATGGCGAGCAGCGTCATGCGCTCGGCGTTGGTGAGCACGGGCGCGGCCGTGTGGGTGACGAAGCCGGCGCGGGCCTCGCCCGAGGCGGGGATGGGGTCCGGGAAGGCGTCGTCCGGGAGCATGCCACCTCCGGCCTCCTGCCAGTTCTGCGCGAACGCGAGCTGGATGCCGCGCACCGCCGGCCCCTGCACCCAGATGTTGGCGTCGCGCCACTCGCCCGGCTTCTTCCCGTTGCCCTCCCAGCTCTTCCAGATGCCCCAGCCGCCGGTGAGCCCGGACACGCCATCCCGCACGGCGAGCTTGCGGTGCAGCCGCGACTGGAGGCGCTTGAGGTTGAAGGTGGCGATGGTGCCCCGTATCGGGCGGAACACGCGCACCTCGCAGCCAGCCGCCACGAGCTGGGGCCCCACATCCGCCTGGAAGCGCATGCTGCCCAGCGGGTCCACCAGGATGCGGCAGGCCACTCCGGGGTGACGCTCGCGCAGCGCCTTGATGAGCCGGTCCGACGGGTCTCCCGCGCGCCAGATGTAGACGAGGATGTGGATGCTGGAGCGGGCGGCGCGAATCTCCTGCTCGAGGATGTCGAAGACGTGGCCGTTGTGGACGAGCTGCACCTGGTTGCCCGGCTCCAGCTCCACGCCCACCGTCTGGTACCAGGCGAGCGACAGGCCCTCGTGCGTGTCGGGCACATCGTCGTGGATGCGCAGGGCGAGCCGATGGTTCGGCAGGGGACAGCCCGCCAGCAGAAGGGCGAGCACCAGCAGCGGCCAACAGGTCTTCACGCACGCAAGCTAGTCACGTCCCCGGAGACTGCCTTCCAGCACGCACACGCCGTCCACCTGTCGACACGGCGAACCGT contains:
- a CDS encoding energy transducer TonB, with product MTPGATDRATQRVASRGAGPGGTLSRVSLALGASVVLHVLGMAALWRDASEPERSRAGGPLEVELVWREAARSAGAEGTGRRSPEDLEPVRPPERVSRRVEKAPGRSTVATPSRAERARPPPSTEARVEEPGAASAGEPPEATALAAPGGSEAGTPERGSPETSEGAPGGSTSGVGLSSGGGVPGAGVDSELLAYREWLSRHVTRQRRYPAQAVRLGMEGTARVRVRINRDGSLAAPPRLEGSSRFRVLDAEALRMVKAAAPFSPLPPELARESAEFVIPVSFSLRSAAG
- a CDS encoding sterol desaturase family protein, giving the protein MDGSNTTLHTILAMYQEERFFFIAVCSTLLSITAFLAFALPWTWVAYKNPESLKKYRVQGRDFPVRRWFVPSLQRFAFNNLVSFMSVLVSWPLLRLSGIHSGELPPWYVIVGQIAFFIVLDDFLYYWMHRALHTRWLYKHIHSVHHRITTPFALTGNYMHAVEFMLTSTLVMMGPALVGAHVVTLWAWIVFRQLEAADGHSGYDVPWNPALLVPFYKGPVYHDFHHRRFFGNYAGFFSYLDKLFGGTYSKGYEEYRRAQPQPQPPPQAEPQPQPPQP
- a CDS encoding phospholipase D-like domain-containing protein, with amino-acid sequence MKTCWPLLVLALLLAGCPLPNHRLALRIHDDVPDTHEGLSLAWYQTVGVELEPGNQVQLVHNGHVFDILEQEIRAARSSIHILVYIWRAGDPSDRLIKALRERHPGVACRILVDPLGSMRFQADVGPQLVAAGCEVRVFRPIRGTIATFNLKRLQSRLHRKLAVRDGVSGLTGGWGIWKSWEGNGKKPGEWRDANIWVQGPAVRGIQLAFAQNWQEAGGGMLPDDAFPDPIPASGEARAGFVTHTAAPVLTNAERMTLLAIASAKERLWIANSYFIPTGAIQDMLIAKAKAGVDVRVLTPGRHHDIPPVHEGQRATYARLLENGVRIWEYEVSMMHSKTLLVDDRLSMVGSTNLDPLAFSAEEGSLVVDDATLASQLAKDFEEDMRHSVEIRWDSWRRRGLFKRLSERVTVLFGKYL